TGCGGACCGTTGTTGATGCTCATGTACTGGCTCGCGTAGCGCATCTCGGCAATTTCATCATCGGTAAGCTGCACGCCGCCGCCTCCGGAAATACTGTTCCAGAGCGAGGTACCAAGCCCTCTGGTGGTCGCTGAGCACGCCTGGAGTAACAGACAGACAAAGAGTATTGCGAGTCGCTGCACGGTGATTCCCCGGTTTAAAATAACCACACCGAAGTGTGGTTATGGTTTAAAACACCCGGATGTTAACGGGTGGTGGTGCTGGTCGTGGTGGTTGTGGTGGTCCCGGTGTTTGAACCGTCGCCGCCACCGGTTGCGGCTAACGCCACACCGACCGCTGACCCAACAGTGCTGGCGCTGGTTGCAGCAGAGCTGCCTGCAGACACAGAGGTCGCCTGCGCGCCGGCCGCGTCACCCACTGCTACGGGATCAGCATTCGCCGCGCCGGCGGCTGCCAGCGTGAATATGGCTAAAGCGCCATAAAGGGTTTTTCTCATTACAATTTCCCTTCAATGAATGAATGGAGATTTACCCGAAAAGGTTTCAGGCGCGTTCGAGTATACACAACACAAGGTGATGAATTGGCCTGCAGGAAATAAGGAATGAACTTTAAGAAAAGGCGTAGAAATTAAAATTTATGATTTATTTAAATTTAAACAATATTAATAAAAACAGTAAATTAAAACCATAAGATCTCTATATCATATTCAAGATAATCTTAAATACTCGGAGCATAGAAGAGGCAGGAACGTTATTTTTCGGATTTACCTCAGGGTAGCAAAAACGAAAACTATGACAGCAAGGGGATAACTCTTATAAAAAATATGCCAGCACGAGGCTGGCATATTTTCATCATGCGGATTAATTAATCACGCCATGCTTTATAGCGGTTAATCAGGCCGTTGGTGGAACTGTCGTGGCTGGCGATTTCTTTATCGTCGCCCAGCTCCGGCAGGATGCGGTTAGCCAGCTGTTTGCCGAGCTCCACGCCCCACTGGTCGAAGGTGAAGATGTTCAGGATTGCGCCCTGGGTAAAGATTTTGTGCTCGTAGAGCGCAATCAGCGCCCCCAGGCTGAACGGAGTGATTTCGCGCAGCAGGATGGAGTTGGTCGGACGGTTGCCTTCAAAGACCTTGAACGGAACAACGTGGTCCAGCGTTGCCGGATCTTTACCCTGGTCACGGTACTCCTGCTCAACCACTTCGCGGGATTTACCGAACGCCAGCGCTTCGGTCTGAGCGAAGAAGTTAGACAGCAGTTTTGGATGATGATCCGACAGCGCGTTATGGCTGATAGCCGGTGCGATGAAGTCGCAAGGGACCATTTTGGTGCCCTGGTGGATCAGCTGGTAGAACGCGTGCTGGCCGTTGGTGCCCGGCTCGCCCCAGATAATTGGGCCAGTCTGGTAGTCTACGGCGTTACCGTTGCGGTCAACGTACTTACCGTTGGACTCCATGTTGCCCTGCTGGAAGTAGGCCGCAAAACGGTGCATGTACTGGTCGTAAGGCAGAATCGCTTCGGTTTCAGCGCCGAAGAAATTGTTGTACCAGATGCCGATCAGCGCCAGAAGAACCGGCAGGTTTTGCTCGGCAGGCGTGGTGGAGAAGTGCTTATCCATCGCGTGTGCGCCGGAGAGCAGCTCAACGAAGTTGTCGAAGCCAACGGACAGGATGATGGACAGGCCAATTGCGGACCACAGAGAGTAGCGACCGCCAACCCAGTCCCAGAACTCGAACATGTTCGCGGTGTCGATACCAAATTCGCCGACGGCTTTACCGTTGGTGGACAGCGCTGCGAAGTGTTTCGCCACGTGCTTGTTGTCGCCAGCGGTTTTCAGGAACCAGTCGCGCGCGCTGTGGGCGTTGGTCATGGTTTCCTGAGTAGTGAAGGTTTTGGAAGCTACCAGGAACAGCGTGGTTTCCGGGTTCACTTTCTTCAGCACTTCGGCGATGTGGGTACCGTCAACGTTGGACACAAAGTGCATGTTGAGGTGGTTTTTGTACGGGCGCAGCGCTTCGGTGACCATGAACGGGCCGAGGTCAGAGCCGCCGATACCGATGTTTACCACGTCGGTGATAGCCTTGCCGGTATAACCTTTCCAGCTGCCGCTGATAATGCTCTCAGAGAAGGCTTTCATCTTCTCAAGCACCGCGTTCACTTCCGGCATCACGTCTTTGCCATCGACCACGATTGGCGTGTTGCTGCGGTTACGCAGGGCAACGTGGAGCACGGCACGGTCTTCGGTGCGGTTAATTTTTTCGCCGGCGAACATGGATTTGATCGCGCTCTGCAGGTCGGTCTCTTTCGCCAAAGCCTGCAGCTTTTCAAGGGTTTCGGTGGTAATGCGGTTTTTGGAGAAATCCACCAGCATCAGGTCATCGAAGGTCGCGGAGAACTTGCTGAAGCGGTCGTTATCTTTCGCGAACAGGTCGGAAAGCGTAACGTCTTTCATCTCATCGTAATGTTTCTGGAGTGCCTGCCAGGCAGAGGTCTGCTTCGGGTTGATGTTTTTCATAGCAATACTCTTCTGATTTGAGAATTGTGACTTTGGTCGATTGTAGCGCCTGCAGGCAAAAATTGTGATTGATTTTATGCCATTAACCGAGGGTTTCCCGTAACCCCCTAAAAAGCGGCAAAAATCCCCTTTTATAAGTTAAATTCCTGATTCCCTGTTTAACATGAAAAATCCGCATAACCCCGCAGTTGACATGCCTTCGCCGAAGCTTTATTTATTAGGCGCTACCTGCGCATGCGCAGGCCAGAAGAGGCGCGTTGCCCAGAAAATCGTATCCGAGAAACCAGTAACGAAGAAGATACGTGAGGGGGTGCAACGCCGAGATGATGGAGCGGCTGGTCACGCTTATTGTCGGCTGCAGGGGCTGAATCCTCTGGGTTGTCACCAGAAACGTTCGCAGTCGATCGTTTCATATCCGGCGCTAAAGGCTGGATAGACAAGGTGGAGCACTTCTGGGTGATACCGTAGTTCTCCTGCTCTGCGCCCACCCTTTTACCGCTCTTCCCTTGTGCCAAGGCTGAATACTTTTTTGCCAGTTGAATGGCCCCTGACACGAGGTAGTTATGTCTCAAACCGTAGTCGCCAAATTTGGCGGTACCAGCGTCGCCGATTTTGACGCCATGAACCGCAGCGCCAATGTCGTTCTGGCCGATAGCCATGTCCGCGTCGTGGTCCTTTCCGCGTCCGCCGGCGTGACCAACCTGTTAGTTGCCCTGGCTGAAGGGCTGGAAGCAACCGAACGCTTCGTCAGGCTCGATGCCATTCGCAAAATCCAGTACAACATTGTTGAACGCCTGGCGAACCCAGAGGTGATCCGCGAAGAGATCGATCGCCTGCTTGAAAACATCACTACCCTTGCGGAAGCCGCTTCCCTTGCGACCTCCACCGCGCTGACCGACGAACTGGTCAGCCACGGTGAACTGATGTCCACTTTGCTGTTTGTCGAAATCCTGCGTGAACGTAACGTTGAAGCACAGTGGTTCGACATTCGTAAAGTCATGCGTACCAACGATCGCTTTGGCCGTGCCGAACCAGATATCGCTGCGCTGGCGGAGCTGGCAGGCCAGCAGATGCTGCCGCGTCTTACAGAGTCTCTGGTGATCACTCAGGGCTTTATCGGCAGCGAAGAGAAAGGCAGAACCACCACGCTTGGCCGCGGCGGCAGCGACTATACCGCCGCGCTGCTTGGCGAAGCGCTGAATGCTGCTCGCGTAGATATCTGGACCGACGTACCGGGGATTTACACTACCGACCCACGGGTTGTTCCGGCGGCAAAACGAATCGACCGTATCGCCTTTGAAGAGGCGGCCGAAATGGCCACCTTTGGCGCAAAGGTGCTGCATCCCGCGACATTGTTGCCTGCCGTGCGCTGTGATATCCCGGTGTTCGTGGGTTCCAGCAAAGATCCGGCAGCCGGCGGTACGCTGGTGTGCAAAAAAACCGAGAATCCACCGCTGTTCCGCGCCCTGGCATTACGCCGTAAACAGACGCTGTTAACCCTGCACAGCCTGACCATGCTGCACTCCCAGGGCTTCCTGGCGGAAGTGTTCAGTATTCTGGCGCGGCATAATATTTCGGTAGACCTGATAACCACTTCAGAAGTAAGCATCGCCCTGACCCTGGATACCACCGGCTCCACCTCAACCGGTGACAGCCTGCTGACCAGCGCGCTACTCACGGAGCTTTCATCGCTGTGCCGCGTAGAAGTGGAAGAGAATCTGGCGCTGGTTGCCATCATTGGCAACAAGCTGTCTCAGGCCTGCGGCGTAGGCAAAGAAGTGTTCGGCGTGCTCGACCCGTTCAACATCCGCATGATTTGCTACGGCGCATCCAGCTACAACCTGTGCTTCCTGGTGCCGGGCAACGATGCCGAACAGGTGGTGCAGAAGCTGCATCGCAATCTGTTTGAATAACTAACTCATCCATGCAATGAATAGAGAAAGCCGGGCTCGCTCCCGGCTTTTTTATAACCATAAAACAACACAAACTTTGCAAGGACATCGCTATGTTCGCCACTCTAACCCGGCTGTTCCCGCTCTGGGCACTGCTGCTCTCCGTCGCTGCGTATTATACCCCCTCAACCTTTACGCCGATTGGCCCATGGGTCAGTACGCTGCTGATGCTCATTATGTTCGGCATGGGTGTCCATTTACGGGCGGAAGATTTTAAACGCGTGCTGTCTCGCCCGGCACCGGTGGCGGCGGGCATTTTTCTGCACTATCTGGTGATGCCGCTGGCCGCCTGGCTGCTGGCGCTGCTGTTCCATATGCCGCCCGATCTTTCAGCCGGGATGGTACTGGTCGGCAGCGTAGCCAGCGGCACGGCGTCCAACGTGATGATTTACCTGGCGAAAGGCGACGTTGCGCTCTCTGTTACGATCTCTTCGGTCTCCACGCTGGTCGGCGTTTTCGCCACGCCGCTGCTGACCCGTCTCTATGTGGATGCCGACATAAAAGTCGATGTGATGGGCATGCTGGTCAGTATTCTGCAGATTGTTATTATTCCAATTGGCCTGGGCCTGATTGTGCACCACCTGTTCCCACGCCTGGTGAAGCGGGTGGAACCGTGGCTGCCCGCGTTTTCCATGCTCTGCATTCTCGCCATCATTAGCGCGGTTGTGGCAGGTTCGGCGTCACACATCGCCTCCGTTGGCCTGGTGGTAATTATCGCCGTGATCCTGCATAACACCATTGGCCTGCTCGGCGGCTACTGGGGCGGGCGTCTCTTTGGCTTTGACGAGTCCACCTGCCGGACGCTGGCCATTGAAGTAGGCATGCAGAACTCGGGTCTCGCGGCCACGCTGGGTAAAATTTACTTTTCACCCCTGGCGGCGCTGCCTGGCGCATTGTTCTCCGTCTGGCATAACCTTTCCGGGTCACTGCTCGCAGGTTACTGGTCAGGTAAAGCGATAAAATCGCAGCAAGATGAGAAAAAATAGTGCGATAAAAGCCTGCAAATGCAGGCTTTTTTGTCTCGTCGACGCAGGAGGTTTGCTTTACACTGAAGAACCTTTCCCGGGAGATTGCAACGATGGCTACAGCCAGACTGACACAGCAAGACATGACGGAAAGCGAACAGCGTGAGCTTAAAACTCTGCTGGATCGCGCCCGCATCGCCCACGGTCGTACGTTGACCAACTCAGAAACCAATCAGGTAAAAAAAGAGTACATCGATAAGCTGATGGCGGAGCGTGCGCTGGCGGCTAAGAAAGCTCGCCAGCTGAAGAAACAAAACGCATTAAAACCGGATACGACTACCACCTATTCATGGTCGGCCAATAACCACACGCGCGGGAAACGCTAGCTTAGCGGCCCTTCTTTTTGCGGCCTGGAGAAGCAAAGCGTTTACGAGAGGCAAGCTCAGCGGGCGTTTTTGCTGAGCTTTTCGGCCCACTGACCAGCGGCTTTTTCACCGCTGGCGCGGTCGCCTTTGGTTTCGCCTTTTTAGCCGGTGCGGCCTCTGAGGACGAGTCCTCAATCAGCTTAAACAGCTCAATCAGTTCATCATCCGTCAGGTCACGCCACTCCCCCAGCGGGATCCCGGTCAGATTCACGTTCATGATGCGCGTACGCTCAAGCTTCGTGACTTCATAACCAAAGTGATCACACATACGGCGGATCTGGCGATTCAGGCCCTGAACGAGGGTAATACGAAACGCAAACGGCGCCTCTTTTTTGACTTTGCATTTTTTGGTAACGGTGCCGAGAATCGGCACGCCCGCGCCCATGCCGCGAATAAATTCGTCGGTGACCGGTTTATTCACCGTAACCACATACTCTTTCTCATGGTCGTTACCGGCGCGCAGGATCTTGTTCACCAGATCGCCATGGTTGGTGAGGAAAATCAGCCCCTGGGAGTCTTTGTCCAGGCGGCCAATAGGGAACACGCGCTTGCTGTGGTTCACGTAGTCGACGATGTTGTCTCTTTCGCCGTCTTCCGTGGTGCTCACAATGCCCACCGGTTTGTTCAGCACAATCAGCACCAGGTCTTCTTCGTTGCGCGGCTCAATAAGCTGACCATTCACCTTCACGCTGTCGCCGGCAAAAACCTGATCGCCAATTTTGGCGCGCTTGCCGTTAATAAAAACGTTGCCCTGTTCGATGTAGCGATCGGCGTCACGGCGTGAGCAGATCCCGCTCTCGCTGATGTATTTGTTAAGACGAATAGATGAATTAGTCAGCATGGCTCCTCCGAAAACCCAGGACTATACCTTACCCGCAGGGCGTTGCGAACCGTAAAATGGGCTTGTTAGTAACCCTGAATCATAAAATCAACGGCACCACACAGCTCATCTCTGTAATGCGTCAAATCAGCGACCGAAGCACCGAGTTCTTTAAGCGGAATACCCGCCATCATGTGAGTCATAGCCACGCAGGGCTGCCCCTCAATAGTCACGATGGGGCAGATTTTTTCCGGAGGTATGGCCCCCAGTAATTCCCGCTTAATAACGGGAATGACCAGGGCATGCTTTAGGGCATCAGCAATGGGATGCTGCATATTGATGAGGTAAGGATACGTTTTCTTCCCTGCGCCAGTATTCTCGTAGGCATGAAACTGTTCCATCAGAAGGTCCTCTGAAAATCACTGAACGAGCCGTGCTCCTCAACAAATTCATTCAGCGCGGCGATCTTTTCCTGATTGTCCCTGAGCCATTCAGCACGAGCGTTTTCACGGAATTTCGCGATTAATGCCTCGGTCAGGACCGCCGAGATGTTTAACTTCAGCTTACGGGCCTCATCCAGAATCTCCGGCGCGAGCGTCACATTAACCGATTTTTTAGCGGCTGCACTTTCAACACGCATATTAACCCCCATAACAATGCGCATACATTGTTCAATTATAGAGCGATGGCGGGTTGACGATCAATACTCATCCCGCTCGTCATCGTCGTCCGGCTGGTCCAGCACGCTGTAGGCGACGGAACAGAACAGGGAGTTCAGACGCTTCATATCCCCCAGCAGCCCAAGGTGCAGCGAACTGGTTTCGATGCTCTGCACGTTTTGCTGGTGCAGGCGGTCGACGTGCGCGTGGGAGAAGCGGCGGTTCATGATGCGGAAGCGGTGTTTGTTGCGGCGCAGGCGGCGGGCGCTGCCGAGATCGCTTGAGAAGAACACCGACAGGCTGAGCTGCAGGTTGCTGATCAGTTGCTGCAGCAGGTTATCCAGCTCGGTCAGGCCGTCAGGCGAGAAAGCCCGGCGCGCGGCGAGAGATTTATCCGCCACTTCGCTACCCATACGCTCAATGATATCCGCCGCCTGTTCCAGGTTAAGCGACATTTCAATGATTTCTGCCCAGCGGCGAGACTCCATCTCCGCCAGATCTTCCTTCGGCATCTGCGCAAGGTAGAGCTTGATGGCGGTATACAGCACGTCAACGTCGTCGGCCAGCTTGCGCAGCTCTTTTTCCTGCCGCGGCTCGCCGTGCATCACCTTGCTCCAGGTCTCCAGCATCTGTTCCAGCACGTCCCCCATTCTGAGGGTTTCGCGCGCGGCGTTAGAGAGGCCCAGCGCAGGGGTATCCAGCGCCGTCGGGTCCAGGTGCTTCGGCTTCATGCGGGCATCGACTTCGGGCACTTCGCTGATAACCCGGCGGCAGAAGCGCGCCATCGGTTCGGCAAAGGGCACCATCACCAGGCAGCGGATCAGGTTGTAGAACACGTGGAAGTAGATAACCAGTTCAGATTCCGGCAGCGGCAGGTGGTGCATCAGCCGGGCAAGAATATGCACAAACGGCAGCACCAGCAGGCTCCCCACCAGCTTAAACAGCAGGCTGCCCAGCGCCACGCGACGAGCAGCAGCATTTGCGGCACTGTTGTTGATCATCGCCAGCAGGCCAGAGCCGAGGTTGGCGCCGATCACCAGGCACAGCGCCACATCAAACGAGATCACCCCGGTGGAGGTCAGCGTCGCCGTCAGCAGGACGGCCGCCAGGCTGGAATAGCTGATAATGGCAAACATTGCGCCAATCAGCGCGTCAAGCATGATATCGCCGGTCAGAGAGGCGAAGATCACCTGGACGCCGTTCGCCTGGGTAATCGGCGTGACGGCTCCAACAATCAGCTCAAGCGCCAGCAGAATAAGGCCAA
This region of Cedecea lapagei genomic DNA includes:
- the yjbE gene encoding exopolysaccharide production protein YjbE produces the protein MRKTLYGALAIFTLAAAGAANADPVAVGDAAGAQATSVSAGSSAATSASTVGSAVGVALAATGGGDGSNTGTTTTTTTSTTTR
- the pgi gene encoding glucose-6-phosphate isomerase, coding for MKNINPKQTSAWQALQKHYDEMKDVTLSDLFAKDNDRFSKFSATFDDLMLVDFSKNRITTETLEKLQALAKETDLQSAIKSMFAGEKINRTEDRAVLHVALRNRSNTPIVVDGKDVMPEVNAVLEKMKAFSESIISGSWKGYTGKAITDVVNIGIGGSDLGPFMVTEALRPYKNHLNMHFVSNVDGTHIAEVLKKVNPETTLFLVASKTFTTQETMTNAHSARDWFLKTAGDNKHVAKHFAALSTNGKAVGEFGIDTANMFEFWDWVGGRYSLWSAIGLSIILSVGFDNFVELLSGAHAMDKHFSTTPAEQNLPVLLALIGIWYNNFFGAETEAILPYDQYMHRFAAYFQQGNMESNGKYVDRNGNAVDYQTGPIIWGEPGTNGQHAFYQLIHQGTKMVPCDFIAPAISHNALSDHHPKLLSNFFAQTEALAFGKSREVVEQEYRDQGKDPATLDHVVPFKVFEGNRPTNSILLREITPFSLGALIALYEHKIFTQGAILNIFTFDQWGVELGKQLANRILPELGDDKEIASHDSSTNGLINRYKAWRD
- the lysC gene encoding lysine-sensitive aspartokinase 3, which gives rise to MSQTVVAKFGGTSVADFDAMNRSANVVLADSHVRVVVLSASAGVTNLLVALAEGLEATERFVRLDAIRKIQYNIVERLANPEVIREEIDRLLENITTLAEAASLATSTALTDELVSHGELMSTLLFVEILRERNVEAQWFDIRKVMRTNDRFGRAEPDIAALAELAGQQMLPRLTESLVITQGFIGSEEKGRTTTLGRGGSDYTAALLGEALNAARVDIWTDVPGIYTTDPRVVPAAKRIDRIAFEEAAEMATFGAKVLHPATLLPAVRCDIPVFVGSSKDPAAGGTLVCKKTENPPLFRALALRRKQTLLTLHSLTMLHSQGFLAEVFSILARHNISVDLITTSEVSIALTLDTTGSTSTGDSLLTSALLTELSSLCRVEVEENLALVAIIGNKLSQACGVGKEVFGVLDPFNIRMICYGASSYNLCFLVPGNDAEQVVQKLHRNLFE
- the panS gene encoding ketopantoate/pantoate/pantothenate transporter PanS, with protein sequence MFATLTRLFPLWALLLSVAAYYTPSTFTPIGPWVSTLLMLIMFGMGVHLRAEDFKRVLSRPAPVAAGIFLHYLVMPLAAWLLALLFHMPPDLSAGMVLVGSVASGTASNVMIYLAKGDVALSVTISSVSTLVGVFATPLLTRLYVDADIKVDVMGMLVSILQIVIIPIGLGLIVHHLFPRLVKRVEPWLPAFSMLCILAIISAVVAGSASHIASVGLVVIIAVILHNTIGLLGGYWGGRLFGFDESTCRTLAIEVGMQNSGLAATLGKIYFSPLAALPGALFSVWHNLSGSLLAGYWSGKAIKSQQDEKK
- a CDS encoding DUF3811 domain-containing protein, whose amino-acid sequence is MATARLTQQDMTESEQRELKTLLDRARIAHGRTLTNSETNQVKKEYIDKLMAERALAAKKARQLKKQNALKPDTTTTYSWSANNHTRGKR
- the rluF gene encoding 23S rRNA pseudouridine(2604) synthase RluF is translated as MLTNSSIRLNKYISESGICSRRDADRYIEQGNVFINGKRAKIGDQVFAGDSVKVNGQLIEPRNEEDLVLIVLNKPVGIVSTTEDGERDNIVDYVNHSKRVFPIGRLDKDSQGLIFLTNHGDLVNKILRAGNDHEKEYVVTVNKPVTDEFIRGMGAGVPILGTVTKKCKVKKEAPFAFRITLVQGLNRQIRRMCDHFGYEVTKLERTRIMNVNLTGIPLGEWRDLTDDELIELFKLIEDSSSEAAPAKKAKPKATAPAVKKPLVSGPKSSAKTPAELASRKRFASPGRKKKGR
- a CDS encoding CcdB family protein encodes the protein MEQFHAYENTGAGKKTYPYLINMQHPIADALKHALVIPVIKRELLGAIPPEKICPIVTIEGQPCVAMTHMMAGIPLKELGASVADLTHYRDELCGAVDFMIQGY
- a CDS encoding type II toxin-antitoxin system CcdA family antitoxin, producing MRIVMGVNMRVESAAAKKSVNVTLAPEILDEARKLKLNISAVLTEALIAKFRENARAEWLRDNQEKIAALNEFVEEHGSFSDFQRTF
- a CDS encoding Na/Pi cotransporter family protein: MLTLLHLLSAVSLLVWGTHIVRTGIMRVYGANLRSVLSRSVEKKPLAFCAGIGVTALVQSSNATTMLVTSFVAQDLVALTPALVIVLGADVGTALMARILTFDLSWLSPLLIFIGVIFFLSRKQTRAGQLGRVGIGLGLILLALELIVGAVTPITQANGVQVIFASLTGDIMLDALIGAMFAIISYSSLAAVLLTATLTSTGVISFDVALCLVIGANLGSGLLAMINNSAANAAARRVALGSLLFKLVGSLLVLPFVHILARLMHHLPLPESELVIYFHVFYNLIRCLVMVPFAEPMARFCRRVISEVPEVDARMKPKHLDPTALDTPALGLSNAARETLRMGDVLEQMLETWSKVMHGEPRQEKELRKLADDVDVLYTAIKLYLAQMPKEDLAEMESRRWAEIIEMSLNLEQAADIIERMGSEVADKSLAARRAFSPDGLTELDNLLQQLISNLQLSLSVFFSSDLGSARRLRRNKHRFRIMNRRFSHAHVDRLHQQNVQSIETSSLHLGLLGDMKRLNSLFCSVAYSVLDQPDDDDERDEY